Proteins encoded in a region of the Saccharothrix ecbatanensis genome:
- a CDS encoding (2Fe-2S)-binding protein has translation MPESSRPARTHTRRTVLKSSAVVAAGTALPPAVARAEPAGPSAIGLSAIAPGESAEIALSVNGRAQVLTVEPRVTLLDALRERLGLTGTKKGCDRGECGACTVLVDGERVKSCLTLAVMRQGSDITTIEGLADGDRLHPVQEAFIRHDAFQCGACTSGQVMSAVACIREGHTGSEAEIREWMSGNLCRCACYQNIVAAVADAAREVRR, from the coding sequence GTGCCGGAGTCATCTCGCCCCGCGCGGACCCACACGCGTCGAACGGTGTTGAAGTCGAGCGCGGTCGTCGCGGCGGGCACCGCGTTGCCGCCGGCCGTGGCGCGCGCCGAACCTGCCGGTCCCAGCGCGATCGGCCTCAGCGCGATCGCTCCCGGTGAGAGCGCGGAGATCGCCCTGTCGGTCAACGGCCGCGCACAGGTCCTGACGGTGGAGCCGAGAGTGACGCTGCTGGACGCGTTACGCGAGCGGTTGGGGCTGACCGGGACGAAGAAGGGGTGCGACCGGGGGGAGTGCGGCGCCTGCACGGTCCTGGTCGACGGGGAGCGGGTCAAGTCGTGCCTGACCCTCGCGGTCATGAGGCAGGGCAGCGACATCACCACGATCGAGGGGTTGGCCGACGGGGATCGGCTGCACCCGGTGCAGGAGGCGTTCATCCGGCACGACGCCTTCCAGTGCGGTGCGTGCACGTCCGGGCAGGTCATGTCCGCCGTCGCGTGCATCCGGGAGGGGCACACCGGGTCGGAGGCGGAGATCCGCGAGTGGATGAGCGGCAACCTGTGCCGCTGCGCCTGCTACCAGAACATCGTGGCGGCGGTCGCCGACGCGGCCCGGGAGGTGCGCCGGTGA
- a CDS encoding FAD binding domain-containing protein, whose product MRAFGYTPVREPAEAVRVARETPGAAFIAGGTDLLNLMRDGAQRHEHLVDINRLDLASVTDSANGLRIGGLARMRQVAEHRSVRERFPVLAEALEASASPQVRNMATIGGNLLQRTRCGYFRDAASACNKRSPGSGCPALEGWNRGHAVLGGSGHCIATHPSDLAVALLALDAVVHLLGPDGPRQVPLGEFYLRPGQVSHADTVLRPAELITSVEVPRGTAAARSRYLKLRDRATFEFAVVSIAAVLEMRGGSVGDVRLAFGGIGTTPWRSPEAEAVLRGAPLTVEAIERAGRALVRDAVPRRHNGFKVELVQRALVELIGGMGGLR is encoded by the coding sequence GTGAGGGCGTTCGGGTACACCCCGGTCCGGGAACCGGCGGAGGCGGTGCGCGTGGCGCGGGAGACGCCGGGCGCAGCGTTCATCGCGGGTGGCACGGACTTGTTGAACCTCATGCGGGACGGGGCGCAGCGGCACGAGCACCTCGTCGACATCAACCGGCTCGACCTGGCGTCGGTCACCGACTCGGCGAACGGCCTGCGCATCGGCGGGTTGGCCCGGATGCGGCAGGTGGCCGAGCACCGGTCGGTCCGCGAACGCTTCCCCGTGCTCGCCGAGGCGCTGGAGGCCTCGGCGTCACCGCAAGTGCGCAACATGGCGACGATCGGCGGGAACCTGCTGCAACGCACCAGGTGCGGTTACTTCCGGGACGCGGCCTCGGCGTGCAACAAGCGGTCGCCGGGCAGCGGGTGTCCCGCGCTGGAGGGCTGGAACCGCGGCCACGCCGTGCTCGGCGGTAGCGGGCACTGCATCGCCACCCACCCGTCGGACCTGGCGGTCGCCCTGCTCGCCCTCGACGCGGTGGTGCACCTGCTCGGTCCGGACGGTCCACGACAGGTCCCGCTGGGTGAGTTCTACCTCCGGCCGGGGCAGGTGTCGCACGCCGACACGGTGCTGCGGCCGGCCGAGCTGATCACCTCGGTCGAGGTGCCCCGAGGCACGGCGGCGGCCCGGTCGCGCTACCTGAAACTGCGTGACCGCGCGACGTTCGAGTTCGCGGTCGTCTCGATCGCGGCCGTCCTGGAGATGCGCGGAGGCAGCGTCGGGGACGTGAGGTTGGCGTTCGGCGGGATCGGGACGACCCCGTGGCGCTCGCCCGAGGCAGAGGCGGTCCTGCGGGGAGCGCCGCTGACGGTGGAGGCGATCGAGCGGGCCGGCCGCGCGCTCGTGCGCGATGCCGTGCCCCGGCGGCACAACGGGTTCAAGGTCGAGCTGGTGCAGCGTGCGCTGGTGGAACTGATCGGCGGAATGGGAGGTCTGCGGTGA
- a CDS encoding xanthine dehydrogenase family protein molybdopterin-binding subunit, which yields MTGRLVGRPVVRVDGRAKVTGAARYPADDPVPGALHGFLVTSTVARGEVVGIDTSDALAHPGVVAVYTHLDLPRLTVPPFPYVKGFIPLQGTAVHHAGQPVAIVLAATVEQAVEGANLVRVDYRAERPTASIDAATEPPHLPLPFRGRPNEIARGDAESALAAAEVRLDVRYSSPTRHHNPIEPHATTAEWDGDSLTLHETTQGVNLTRVVLATAFGLPPDRIRVLAPFLGGGFGAKGPIWPHTILTVAAARLARRPVRLVLSRAQMFTLTGHRSEFRQHLRVGATRQGKLTAIAETTAAQLTRTEESIFNESDSTSVLYDCPDVHIRQEGVPLDIATSSYMRSPETTAHFGLETALDELAWLLRLDPVELRRRNHTEVDQETGSRISGKHLLHCYRIASEAFGWFRRTSRPGATKEGDEYVGWGMATETHTFATAPAAMPVTASVAVGVDGRAVVRIATQDIGTGTYTVISQVAGDALGMPLDAVTAVIGDTALPYSGVSAGSATIASVTGPVDKAARAARDAVVALAVADQRSPLAGVPTDEVVTAHGHMFHVRDRERRDSYRAVVGRHGTPVEATGSVQNTPGHSYGTVFLEVRVHARLGSVRVTRVVTAHDMGRVMNRRTARGQVLGGVTWGIGHALMEHTVYDPRTARVVNPNLSTYLMPVSADAPAVETHFVDRPDPGSTALGARGFGETPITGVPAAIGNAVYHATGRRVRDLPITRDKLL from the coding sequence GTGACCGGCCGCTTGGTAGGACGCCCGGTGGTGCGCGTCGACGGCCGTGCGAAGGTCACCGGCGCCGCCCGATACCCGGCCGACGACCCGGTGCCCGGGGCCTTGCACGGGTTCCTGGTGACCAGCACGGTGGCACGCGGCGAGGTGGTCGGCATCGACACGTCGGACGCACTGGCGCACCCCGGCGTGGTCGCGGTGTACACCCATCTCGACCTGCCCCGCCTGACCGTGCCCCCGTTCCCGTACGTCAAGGGGTTCATCCCGCTCCAGGGCACCGCGGTCCACCACGCCGGCCAGCCCGTGGCGATCGTCCTGGCCGCGACGGTGGAGCAGGCGGTGGAAGGCGCGAACCTGGTCCGGGTCGACTACCGCGCCGAGCGGCCGACGGCGTCGATCGACGCCGCGACCGAGCCGCCGCACCTGCCACTCCCGTTCCGCGGTCGGCCCAACGAGATCGCCCGCGGCGACGCGGAATCCGCGCTGGCGGCGGCGGAAGTCCGACTGGACGTCCGCTACTCCAGCCCGACGCGCCACCACAACCCGATCGAGCCGCACGCCACCACGGCGGAGTGGGACGGAGACAGCCTGACGCTGCACGAGACCACCCAAGGCGTCAACCTCACCAGGGTGGTCCTGGCCACGGCGTTCGGCCTGCCACCGGACCGGATCCGCGTGCTGGCCCCGTTCCTGGGCGGTGGTTTCGGCGCGAAGGGACCGATCTGGCCGCACACCATCCTCACCGTCGCCGCCGCGCGGTTGGCGCGGCGGCCGGTCCGCCTGGTGCTCAGCCGCGCCCAGATGTTCACCCTGACCGGCCACCGGTCGGAGTTCCGCCAGCACCTGCGGGTCGGCGCCACGCGACAGGGCAAGCTCACCGCCATCGCCGAGACGACCGCGGCCCAGTTGACCCGCACCGAGGAGTCGATCTTCAACGAGAGCGACTCGACCAGCGTCCTGTACGACTGCCCCGACGTCCACATCAGACAGGAAGGCGTGCCGCTCGACATCGCGACGTCCAGCTACATGCGCTCACCGGAGACCACCGCCCACTTCGGCCTGGAAACCGCCCTGGACGAGCTCGCCTGGCTGCTGCGCCTGGACCCGGTGGAGCTGAGGCGGCGCAACCACACCGAGGTCGACCAGGAGACGGGCTCGCGGATCAGCGGCAAGCACCTGCTGCACTGCTACCGGATCGCGTCCGAGGCCTTCGGCTGGTTCCGGCGCACATCCCGACCCGGCGCCACCAAGGAGGGCGACGAGTACGTCGGTTGGGGCATGGCCACCGAGACGCACACCTTCGCCACCGCACCGGCCGCCATGCCGGTCACCGCGTCGGTCGCGGTCGGCGTCGACGGCAGGGCGGTGGTGCGCATCGCCACCCAGGACATCGGCACCGGCACGTACACGGTGATCAGCCAGGTCGCGGGCGACGCCCTGGGCATGCCGCTCGACGCCGTCACCGCCGTCATCGGCGACACCGCGCTGCCGTATTCGGGCGTGTCGGCCGGTTCGGCGACGATCGCGAGCGTGACCGGCCCGGTGGACAAGGCCGCCCGTGCCGCGCGGGACGCGGTGGTGGCCCTGGCGGTGGCCGACCAGCGGTCCCCACTGGCCGGTGTCCCGACGGACGAGGTGGTGACCGCGCACGGCCACATGTTCCACGTGCGGGACCGCGAGCGACGCGACAGCTACCGCGCCGTCGTCGGCAGGCACGGCACACCGGTCGAGGCGACGGGCAGCGTGCAGAACACGCCGGGCCACTCCTACGGCACGGTCTTCCTCGAAGTCCGGGTGCACGCCAGGCTGGGTTCGGTGCGCGTCACCCGCGTCGTGACCGCCCACGACATGGGCCGGGTGATGAACCGCCGCACCGCACGGGGTCAAGTGCTCGGCGGTGTGACGTGGGGGATCGGGCACGCGCTGATGGAACACACCGTCTACGACCCGCGCACCGCCCGCGTGGTCAACCCGAACCTGTCCACCTACCTCATGCCCGTGTCCGCGGACGCCCCGGCGGTGGAAACCCACTTCGTCGACCGCCCGGACCCGGGCAGCACCGCCCTGGGCGCGCGCGGGTTCGGCGAGACCCCGATCACCGGGGTGCCGGCCGCCATCGGCAACGCCGTCTACCACGCCACCGGCCGACGCGTGCGGGACCTGCCCATCACGCGGGACAAGCTGTTGTAG
- a CDS encoding ArsO family NAD(P)H-dependent flavin-containing monooxygenase — MPGSGTRPVGRREGGTALNVIVIGGGQAGLAAGYHLRRAGVDFTILDAQPEPGGAWLHGWDSLRLFSPARHSSLPGWPMPRFPHEGYPTADHVVDYLASYEKRYELPVERSVRVRSVRRVEGGYDVDGRFADAVISATGTWWRPFIPAVARDLPGRHLHTVQYRNPQQLAGQRVVVVGGGNSGAQIAADLADHVDLTWITRRPPRYLPDEIDGKALFGIATQWPGGVGALGDIVAVPPVRDARDRGLLVARPMDRRLVADADTVIWCTGFRPALDHLAPLNLRDRNGHVHAGPRLHPLGYGDWTGPASATLIGVGPTARAAVAELVRT; from the coding sequence GTGCCGGGGTCCGGCACTCGGCCCGTTGGTCGACGCGAAGGTGGAACGGCGCTGAACGTCATCGTCATCGGCGGCGGCCAAGCGGGGCTCGCCGCCGGCTACCACCTGCGTCGCGCCGGGGTGGACTTCACCATCCTCGACGCCCAACCCGAACCCGGCGGCGCGTGGTTGCACGGGTGGGACTCGCTGCGCCTGTTCTCCCCGGCCCGTCACAGCTCGCTGCCGGGGTGGCCGATGCCCCGCTTCCCGCACGAGGGCTACCCGACCGCAGACCACGTCGTGGACTACCTGGCCTCCTACGAGAAGCGGTACGAGCTGCCGGTCGAGCGTTCCGTCCGCGTTCGTTCGGTGCGGCGAGTCGAGGGCGGCTACGACGTGGACGGCCGGTTCGCCGACGCCGTGATCAGCGCCACCGGCACCTGGTGGCGCCCGTTCATCCCCGCCGTGGCCCGTGACCTGCCCGGCCGCCACCTGCACACCGTGCAGTACCGCAACCCGCAGCAGCTCGCCGGACAGCGCGTGGTCGTGGTCGGCGGCGGCAACTCCGGCGCCCAGATCGCGGCCGACCTGGCCGACCACGTGGACCTGACCTGGATCACCCGTCGCCCGCCCCGCTACCTGCCGGACGAGATCGACGGCAAGGCCCTGTTCGGCATCGCCACCCAGTGGCCCGGAGGCGTCGGCGCGCTGGGGGACATCGTCGCCGTCCCACCCGTGCGCGACGCCCGCGACCGAGGACTGCTCGTCGCCCGACCGATGGACCGCCGGCTGGTGGCCGACGCCGACACCGTCATCTGGTGCACCGGCTTCCGCCCCGCCCTCGACCACCTCGCACCCCTGAACCTGCGCGACCGCAACGGCCACGTCCACGCCGGACCCCGCCTCCACCCGCTCGGCTACGGCGACTGGACCGGCCCGGCCTCGGCCACCCTCATCGGCGTCGGCCCCACCGCACGGGCAGCAGTCGCGGAACTCGTCCGGACCTGA
- a CDS encoding AraC family transcriptional regulator, producing MISALNRLVDLVDEHLTEELDVNGLARELGTTEYHLRRMFSSLAGMPLSEYVRRRRMTVAAADIVRGEDDLLSVAVRHGYGSTEAFGRAFRAVHGAGPGDVRRDGGPLRTQPQVRFRLTVEGSTPMDTRIADRPAFRLVGHAARVPLIHQGVNPHIQQHIAALPQEAHARLKALSDTEPGGLLQVSDDLDSDGAEGSELTYLHGVAVRQDATVPDDLDAIEVPTGTWAVFRTAGPHPEALQTTWAATATDWFPSNPWRLRPGPSIVAILDRADDFSTATCELWLPVEPA from the coding sequence GTGATCTCGGCACTCAACCGGCTCGTCGACCTTGTCGATGAGCACCTCACCGAAGAACTCGACGTCAACGGCTTGGCCAGGGAGCTCGGCACGACCGAGTACCACCTGCGCCGGATGTTCTCGTCGTTGGCCGGAATGCCGCTGTCGGAGTACGTGCGCCGCCGCCGCATGACCGTCGCCGCCGCCGACATCGTCCGGGGCGAGGACGATCTGCTCAGCGTCGCGGTCCGGCACGGCTACGGCTCGACCGAGGCGTTCGGACGCGCCTTCCGGGCCGTCCACGGCGCCGGCCCCGGTGACGTCCGCCGAGACGGAGGCCCTCTTCGCACCCAACCCCAAGTCAGGTTCCGCCTGACCGTCGAAGGGAGTACCCCCATGGACACCCGCATCGCCGACCGCCCCGCGTTCCGGCTCGTCGGGCACGCGGCCCGCGTCCCGCTCATCCACCAGGGCGTCAACCCGCACATCCAGCAGCACATCGCGGCACTTCCGCAGGAGGCGCACGCGCGGCTGAAGGCGCTCAGCGACACCGAGCCGGGAGGTTTGCTGCAAGTCTCGGACGACCTCGATTCCGACGGCGCCGAGGGCAGCGAGTTGACCTACCTGCACGGCGTCGCAGTCCGCCAGGACGCGACGGTCCCGGACGACCTCGACGCCATCGAGGTGCCGACCGGGACGTGGGCGGTCTTCCGCACCGCCGGACCGCACCCCGAGGCCTTGCAGACGACCTGGGCCGCGACCGCCACCGACTGGTTCCCCTCCAACCCGTGGCGCCTGCGCCCCGGACCGTCGATCGTCGCGATCCTGGACCGCGCGGACGACTTCAGCACCGCCACCTGCGAACTGTGGCTGCCGGTCGAACCGGCGTGA
- a CDS encoding SAM-dependent methyltransferase — MTDTWVPAGIDTSKPSAARVYDCLLGGGHNFPADRQVAEFIVTRLPRAREIAGSNRAFLRRAVLFMAERGITRFLDLGSGIPTVGNVHEIAQRANPASRVVYVDYEPVAVAHSELILSDNDRADVVRADFTDSDSVLNAAAVRDLLATDEPIGLLMVAVHHFVPDEKDPAALVALYRDALPPGSYVAISHLTADHDPDGMAEVTRSMAASPDPMFFRPFDRVAELFDGMDLVEPGVVDAPSWHPEPGITHVGTPVQGVYGGVARVRGGAVEAE, encoded by the coding sequence GTGACCGACACCTGGGTGCCCGCGGGAATCGACACCTCGAAGCCGTCCGCGGCGCGGGTGTACGACTGCTTACTCGGCGGCGGCCACAACTTCCCCGCCGACCGGCAAGTGGCCGAGTTCATCGTCACCAGGCTGCCGAGGGCGCGGGAGATCGCGGGCTCGAACCGGGCCTTCCTGCGCCGCGCGGTGCTGTTCATGGCCGAGCGGGGCATCACCCGGTTCCTCGACCTGGGCTCCGGCATCCCCACCGTGGGCAACGTGCACGAGATCGCCCAACGCGCCAACCCCGCCAGCCGCGTGGTGTACGTCGACTACGAGCCCGTCGCCGTGGCCCACAGCGAACTGATCCTGAGCGACAACGACCGCGCGGACGTCGTGCGGGCCGACTTCACCGACTCCGACAGCGTCCTGAACGCAGCCGCGGTCCGCGACCTGCTCGCCACCGACGAGCCGATCGGGCTGCTGATGGTCGCCGTCCACCACTTCGTGCCCGACGAGAAGGACCCGGCGGCCCTCGTGGCGCTCTACCGCGACGCCCTGCCACCGGGGAGCTACGTGGCGATCTCGCACCTCACCGCGGACCACGACCCCGACGGCATGGCCGAGGTGACCAGGTCGATGGCCGCCAGCCCTGACCCCATGTTCTTCCGCCCGTTCGACCGCGTGGCCGAGTTGTTCGACGGCATGGACCTGGTCGAACCGGGTGTGGTCGACGCGCCGAGCTGGCATCCCGAACCCGGCATCACCCACGTCGGGACCCCCGTGCAGGGTGTCTACGGCGGCGTCGCCCGCGTTCGTGGCGGTGCAGTCGAAGCCGAGTGA
- a CDS encoding MOSC domain-containing protein, producing MATVSALATYPIKGCGGVVLERAEATPTGLADDRLFAPVGPDGTIVWQGQAPLLAAVRARLLHEGAKLELSAPGAGELVVDVVTDGPTQPIDIEKWPGAGIDQGDEVAEWLSGAIGTPVRLMREPARASRARGPADPGALLVLSLSTLDGLNARILERGANPVPMDRFRPNIVISGWPEPHTEDRVERMTIGGAEIGFGEPAIRCAVTLVDQSTGMRVGPEPLRTLADYRRVPDGTIFGLKASVLSPGAIAVGDSVTVTEWR from the coding sequence ATGGCAACCGTTTCCGCGCTGGCGACGTACCCGATCAAAGGGTGTGGCGGGGTCGTCCTCGAGCGGGCCGAGGCCACTCCGACCGGGTTGGCCGACGATCGGTTGTTCGCGCCGGTCGGGCCGGACGGGACGATCGTCTGGCAGGGTCAGGCGCCGCTGCTGGCCGCGGTCCGTGCGCGGTTGCTGCACGAGGGCGCGAAGCTGGAGTTGAGCGCACCCGGCGCAGGCGAGCTGGTGGTGGACGTGGTGACGGACGGGCCGACCCAGCCGATCGACATCGAGAAGTGGCCGGGGGCCGGGATCGACCAGGGCGACGAGGTGGCGGAATGGCTGTCCGGAGCCATCGGCACGCCGGTCCGCTTGATGCGCGAGCCGGCGCGGGCGAGCCGTGCCCGCGGCCCGGCCGACCCGGGCGCGCTGCTGGTCCTCTCGCTGTCCACACTGGACGGTCTGAACGCGCGGATCCTGGAGCGCGGTGCGAATCCCGTTCCGATGGACCGGTTCCGGCCCAACATCGTGATCAGCGGCTGGCCCGAGCCGCACACCGAGGACCGGGTGGAACGGATGACGATCGGCGGCGCCGAGATCGGCTTCGGTGAGCCCGCCATCCGCTGCGCGGTCACCCTGGTCGACCAGTCGACCGGGATGCGTGTCGGCCCCGAGCCGTTGCGCACGTTGGCCGACTACCGCCGCGTACCCGACGGCACCATCTTCGGCCTCAAAGCGTCCGTGCTTTCCCCGGGCGCCATCGCCGTCGGCGACAGCGTCACCGTCACCGAATGGCGCTGA
- a CDS encoding GNAT family N-acetyltransferase, whose translation MAIALSEPGVDGLDEAVDALREWQYDGAPMQLHPGDLGWFWRFGPEATAAAVRTWRRDGRVLAVGLLDGPTLLRLTIAPDARLDEELARHLAKDVTEPERGVLPEGTVYVEAPLGALLHDLLSENGWNPDEPWTPLRLDLTEPLKDPGVRIEVIGPEQADVRAAVQRESFDGSTFAVERWHAMAAGSPYDDARCLVAYDDRGNAVAAVTVWSAGPGKPGLLEPMGVHREHRGHGHGKAITVAAAAALRELGSSSALVCTPSSNVGAVATYKSAGFRPLPEVRDKRRDA comes from the coding sequence ACGACGGGGCGCCGATGCAGCTGCACCCCGGGGATCTGGGCTGGTTCTGGCGGTTCGGTCCGGAGGCGACGGCCGCGGCGGTCCGGACCTGGCGCCGGGACGGCCGGGTTCTCGCCGTCGGGCTGCTGGACGGTCCCACGCTGTTGCGGCTGACGATCGCGCCCGACGCCCGGCTGGACGAGGAGCTGGCGCGACATCTGGCCAAGGACGTGACCGAGCCGGAGCGCGGCGTGTTGCCGGAGGGCACGGTGTACGTCGAAGCCCCGCTGGGCGCTCTGCTCCACGATCTCCTGTCCGAGAACGGCTGGAATCCCGACGAGCCGTGGACGCCGCTGCGCCTCGATCTCACTGAGCCGTTGAAGGACCCGGGTGTGCGGATCGAGGTGATCGGGCCGGAGCAGGCGGACGTGCGGGCCGCCGTGCAGCGGGAATCGTTCGACGGGTCGACGTTCGCGGTCGAACGCTGGCACGCGATGGCGGCAGGCTCGCCGTACGACGACGCCCGCTGTCTCGTCGCGTACGACGACCGGGGCAACGCGGTCGCGGCTGTGACGGTGTGGTCGGCCGGTCCGGGAAAGCCCGGGTTGCTCGAACCGATGGGCGTGCACCGGGAACATCGCGGCCACGGCCATGGCAAGGCGATCACCGTCGCCGCGGCGGCCGCACTGCGGGAGCTGGGCTCGTCCAGCGCGTTGGTCTGCACCCCGAGCTCCAACGTCGGCGCGGTCGCCACGTACAAGTCGGCCGGGTTCCGGCCACTCCCCGAGGTCCGGGACAAACGCCGGGACGCGTGA